A window from Neobacillus sp. PS3-40 encodes these proteins:
- a CDS encoding amino acid ABC transporter permease → MMEYQQNWTIIMDYWPLFLDGIGTTLQISGLALLFSIPIGLVLGLCRISKKRSISILAGAYIEVIRGIPLLVLLLWVFFVLGKYLNLGPYWSAVSTMAAFSGAFIAEIVRAGIQSIPKEQMEAARSLGMSYFQAMQFVILPQALRKMLPPLASQYIILIKDSSLVSVISVVDLTLVAKNVVATSFRSIEVWTFVAFLYFLISFILSRIVRIIEKKYSKMGD, encoded by the coding sequence ATGATGGAATATCAACAAAATTGGACGATCATTATGGATTACTGGCCCTTATTTTTGGATGGAATCGGAACAACCTTGCAAATTTCCGGTTTAGCCCTACTATTCAGTATTCCCATTGGATTGGTTCTGGGCTTATGTCGAATCTCAAAAAAAAGATCCATATCCATTTTAGCAGGAGCCTATATTGAAGTAATTCGCGGCATTCCCTTGCTTGTTTTATTATTATGGGTCTTTTTTGTGCTTGGTAAATACCTAAATCTTGGCCCATACTGGTCTGCTGTCTCTACCATGGCTGCTTTTTCTGGTGCATTTATTGCTGAAATTGTTCGAGCTGGAATTCAGTCCATTCCAAAGGAACAAATGGAGGCTGCTCGGTCTCTTGGAATGTCATACTTTCAAGCAATGCAATTTGTTATTTTACCTCAAGCATTAAGAAAAATGCTACCTCCACTTGCTTCCCAATATATTATTCTAATTAAAGATTCTTCCCTTGTATCAGTCATTTCAGTTGTTGACCTAACATTAGTAGCAAAAAATGTCGTTGCCACTTCATTCCGATCCATTGAAGTATGGACCTTCGTCGCCTTTCTTTATTTCTTGATATCATTTATCCTTTCAAGGATTGTTCGAATAATTGAAAAGAAATATTCTAAAATGGGTGATTAA
- a CDS encoding DHA2 family efflux MFS transporter permease subunit — MLAGAVVAFLNQTVINVALPQMMNYFHLSAATVNWLSTIFLLTNGIVIPITAFLMERFTTRQLFLFSMGTFTIGTFICAIAPTFEMVLVGRVVQAIGAGILFPLIINVIFTIFPFERRGFAMGIFGVAMNFAPAVGPTLSGWIIESYSWRLLFYIIAPIALLDFIIAIFLVKNVTQTSRPKLDVLGVILSTLGFGGILYGFSTGGTKGWTNPEVLTLFIVGGVCLLLFVWRQLTVKYPILEFRIFRFKMFTLTTIINVIVTMAMFSGMILMPLYMQNVRGFSPLEAGFMLLPGGIVMGIMSPITGKLFDKYGAKWLAIIGLAITIVTTYALANLHIDTTFSYVVWIYTARMFGMSILMMPIFTAGLNDLSQNLNKYGTAMINTLRMVAGAIGMAFFVSIMTNKGTQHIKNIMSHNHILPTDKVHTAIAINQGTVMGINDAFMLATYMSIAAFILSFFIRRNLPKKETAEAPKAEFKKDLQPQ, encoded by the coding sequence ATGCTTGCCGGTGCTGTTGTTGCATTCTTGAATCAAACTGTAATAAATGTAGCTTTACCTCAAATGATGAATTATTTTCATCTTTCCGCAGCAACAGTAAACTGGTTGAGCACCATCTTCTTATTGACAAACGGAATTGTCATCCCGATTACCGCCTTCTTAATGGAAAGATTTACAACAAGGCAACTTTTTCTATTCTCGATGGGGACTTTTACAATTGGTACATTCATTTGCGCTATTGCCCCCACCTTCGAAATGGTTTTGGTTGGTCGTGTTGTACAAGCAATAGGAGCTGGGATTCTGTTTCCATTAATTATTAATGTTATATTCACCATATTTCCATTTGAACGACGTGGATTTGCAATGGGGATTTTCGGTGTCGCAATGAACTTCGCACCGGCAGTTGGACCAACTTTATCAGGGTGGATCATTGAATCCTATTCATGGCGGTTATTGTTTTATATTATTGCACCAATTGCCTTGTTGGACTTTATTATTGCTATTTTTCTTGTTAAAAATGTGACTCAAACAAGCCGTCCGAAGCTAGACGTCCTTGGTGTAATCCTATCAACTTTAGGCTTTGGAGGGATACTTTACGGATTTTCAACTGGTGGGACAAAGGGATGGACAAATCCAGAAGTGCTCACATTGTTTATCGTTGGTGGCGTATGCTTACTTTTATTTGTTTGGCGTCAATTGACTGTCAAGTATCCTATTCTTGAGTTTCGGATTTTTCGGTTCAAAATGTTTACGTTGACAACCATTATCAATGTCATCGTTACAATGGCCATGTTCTCAGGAATGATCCTGATGCCGCTCTACATGCAAAATGTACGAGGCTTTTCACCTCTTGAAGCCGGATTCATGCTTTTGCCTGGTGGAATTGTTATGGGAATTATGTCACCCATAACTGGAAAGCTTTTTGATAAATATGGAGCTAAATGGTTAGCAATTATAGGTCTGGCTATTACGATTGTAACAACATATGCCCTTGCTAATCTTCATATTGACACAACATTTTCCTATGTAGTCTGGATTTACACAGCACGGATGTTCGGAATGTCGATCCTTATGATGCCAATCTTTACTGCTGGCCTCAACGATTTAAGTCAAAATTTAAATAAGTATGGAACAGCTATGATCAATACTTTAAGGATGGTTGCGGGCGCGATTGGAATGGCATTCTTTGTTTCGATCATGACAAATAAAGGTACACAACATATAAAAAATATTATGAGCCATAATCACATTCTACCAACAGATAAAGTTCACACAGCTATTGCCATTAATCAGGGTACGGTTATGGGGATTAATGACGCATTCATGCTTGCAACATATATGTCAATTGCTGCCTTCATTTTGTCTTTCTTTATCCGCAGGAACTTACCAAAAAAAGAAACAGCGGAAGCTCCAAAAGCAGAATTTAAAAAAGATCTACAACCACAGTGA
- a CDS encoding L-serine ammonia-lyase, iron-sulfur-dependent, subunit alpha, whose product MEKHKVLAIIEKELVVALGCTEPVAIALAAATAKKYAKGKIKEICLKASGNIIKNAKSVGIPGMTSCGLDFAVALGAVAGDPNKQLEVLNGLNFEDEQAAVKLIEEGKVATGQADTPKRLYIEVTLKTDLHTSKVEISDNHSNITLIEVDGKVVYLGGCENIGIQLEEEESNSLTIDEIYEWIQEVDMSSLSLVKKSIELNRIIGNEGLVGDYGLKVGKTIKENVKKGILSDDIATAAMSLAAAGSDARMSGSTLPVVANTGSGNQGIAVTLPVVAVAEKLQVSEEKMIRAVALSHLITIHIKSKFGRLSALCGVTAAGMGAGGAIVYLLDGNLQQIKAAIQNTIGNVSGMICDGAKAGCAMKVSTCSNVAVQSALLALNNQEIKSTDGFIHDDVEKSIENFCKLGNEGTRQTDELILKLMLEK is encoded by the coding sequence ATGGAGAAGCACAAAGTATTAGCAATTATAGAAAAAGAATTAGTGGTTGCCCTGGGCTGTACGGAACCTGTTGCGATCGCATTGGCAGCAGCAACTGCAAAAAAATATGCGAAGGGAAAAATTAAAGAAATTTGTTTAAAAGCTAGTGGAAATATAATAAAAAATGCTAAATCAGTTGGTATTCCTGGGATGACTTCTTGTGGTCTCGATTTTGCAGTTGCACTTGGAGCAGTAGCTGGAGACCCAAATAAACAACTTGAAGTATTAAATGGGCTTAATTTTGAAGATGAACAGGCAGCGGTAAAACTTATTGAGGAAGGTAAAGTAGCAACCGGCCAAGCCGATACACCGAAAAGACTTTATATTGAAGTGACTTTAAAAACAGATTTGCATACTTCTAAAGTGGAAATTTCTGATAATCATAGTAATATTACTTTAATTGAGGTTGATGGTAAGGTTGTGTACCTTGGTGGATGCGAAAATATTGGCATTCAATTAGAAGAAGAGGAATCAAATTCACTCACAATTGATGAAATTTATGAATGGATTCAAGAAGTCGATATGAGCTCTTTATCTCTGGTAAAAAAGAGTATTGAGCTAAATAGAATTATTGGAAATGAAGGCCTTGTGGGAGATTATGGGCTAAAAGTAGGGAAAACGATCAAGGAAAATGTAAAAAAAGGAATTCTATCAGATGATATAGCCACAGCAGCGATGTCTCTAGCCGCCGCTGGATCAGATGCTAGAATGTCTGGTTCAACCCTGCCGGTAGTAGCGAATACCGGGAGTGGAAATCAAGGAATAGCTGTTACACTTCCAGTTGTTGCGGTTGCAGAGAAACTTCAGGTTTCAGAGGAGAAAATGATTCGAGCAGTTGCACTTAGCCATCTTATTACGATTCATATTAAATCAAAATTTGGCCGTCTTTCAGCATTATGCGGTGTAACCGCTGCAGGAATGGGTGCAGGTGGAGCCATTGTTTATTTACTTGATGGTAATCTACAACAAATTAAAGCTGCCATTCAAAACACAATTGGAAATGTTTCAGGAATGATTTGCGATGGAGCAAAGGCCGGCTGTGCAATGAAAGTCTCTACATGTTCAAATGTTGCGGTTCAATCTGCATTGTTAGCACTAAACAATCAAGAAATTAAATCCACTGATGGATTTATTCATGATGATGTGGAAAAGAGTATAGAAAACTTTTGTAAGCTTGGCAATGAAGGGACGCGTCAAACAGACGAACTAATATTAAAATTAATGTTGGAAAAATAA
- a CDS encoding ABC transporter ATP-binding protein: MSEQNKNLRNVKDRKQSGGGGFGGGGHFGAPVQKAKDFRGTLKRLIRYLKPHTINLIIVLVFAIASTSFTIAAPKIMGKAMNKLQDGYMAKMMLHKMSDAQKKLVDQINLQMSQMQKSPNAQGALPQDQTKVNPETAKVIQEFMKLPMLNTVKNADQKADIVQKMLDLNKKMPSKDQSGAKNVSLTKKQINGTLRAIRETNGEYDFHYIGNIALVLLGMYVISACFSLIMGLVMSGVSQKTVRDLRREVDQKLARLPLKYFDSHPHGDILSRVTNDLDTVANTLQQSLTQIITSVITIIGYIIMMLTISPILTLIMLATLPLYVVSTALIAKKSQKYFASQQKELGDLSGHVEEMYTGHKIVKAFGQEKNSIERFEGINKNLYSAGWKAQFISGMMFPLMNFVSNLGYVGISIVGGIWITKNILGLGDILAFIQYSRSFTMPIAQTAQIANVIQSTVACAERVFEILDEEEEIPDSPDAKVIEFPKGEVRFEHVDFRYKEEVPLIEDMNLDVLPGHTIAIVGPTGAGKTTLVNLLMRFYEINAGKISIDKVDIRNIKRNELRKMFGMVLQDTWLFNGTIKDNIAYAKQGATMEEIVRAAKAAHADHFIRTLPEGYDTVLNEEATNISQGQKQLITIARAILADPAILILDEATSSVDTRTEVLIQKAMSNLMAARTSFVIAHRLSTIRDAELILVMNNGKIIEMGNHIDLIANGGFYADLYNSQFTGQNLDEGII; the protein is encoded by the coding sequence ATGAGCGAACAAAATAAAAATCTAAGGAATGTAAAAGATAGAAAGCAAAGTGGAGGCGGAGGATTTGGTGGAGGCGGGCACTTTGGTGCACCGGTTCAAAAAGCCAAGGACTTTAGAGGAACTCTTAAAAGACTTATTAGATATCTAAAGCCACATACCATTAATTTAATTATCGTTTTAGTATTTGCCATTGCCAGCACGTCATTTACTATTGCTGCACCTAAAATCATGGGTAAAGCCATGAACAAATTACAAGATGGTTATATGGCGAAAATGATGCTGCACAAAATGAGTGATGCCCAAAAGAAATTAGTTGATCAGATAAATCTGCAAATGAGTCAGATGCAGAAATCACCAAATGCTCAAGGGGCGTTGCCACAAGATCAAACAAAAGTTAATCCAGAAACAGCCAAAGTAATTCAAGAATTTATGAAACTTCCTATGCTAAATACGGTGAAAAACGCAGATCAAAAGGCAGATATTGTCCAGAAAATGCTGGATTTAAACAAAAAGATGCCTTCAAAAGACCAATCTGGAGCGAAGAATGTTTCATTAACCAAGAAACAAATTAATGGAACTCTCAGAGCAATTAGAGAAACGAACGGAGAATATGATTTCCATTATATTGGTAATATCGCATTAGTTCTTTTGGGAATGTATGTAATAAGTGCCTGCTTTAGTTTAATTATGGGATTAGTCATGTCCGGGGTATCACAGAAGACTGTCCGAGATCTACGCAGAGAGGTTGATCAAAAACTTGCGAGATTGCCGCTCAAGTATTTTGATAGTCATCCCCATGGCGATATATTAAGCCGTGTTACGAATGACTTGGATACTGTAGCCAATACCTTGCAGCAAAGTTTGACCCAGATTATCACGTCGGTGATTACGATTATTGGCTACATAATTATGATGTTGACAATCAGTCCGATCCTTACTTTAATCATGCTGGCGACTCTGCCTTTGTATGTTGTCTCAACGGCCCTCATTGCTAAAAAGTCTCAAAAATACTTTGCATCCCAGCAAAAGGAACTGGGGGATCTTAGTGGGCACGTGGAAGAAATGTATACGGGCCATAAAATCGTTAAGGCATTTGGGCAGGAAAAAAATTCAATTGAGCGTTTTGAAGGTATAAATAAAAACCTATATAGTGCGGGTTGGAAAGCGCAATTTATTTCCGGCATGATGTTTCCACTTATGAACTTCGTTAGCAATTTAGGATACGTTGGAATTAGTATAGTGGGTGGTATATGGATTACCAAGAATATCTTAGGTTTAGGGGATATTTTGGCCTTTATTCAATACTCACGCTCCTTTACGATGCCGATTGCTCAAACAGCACAAATTGCTAATGTTATTCAGTCAACCGTTGCTTGCGCCGAACGTGTATTTGAAATACTCGATGAGGAGGAAGAAATTCCAGATAGCCCAGACGCAAAAGTAATCGAATTCCCTAAAGGAGAAGTAAGATTTGAACATGTGGATTTCCGATACAAAGAAGAAGTACCGCTAATTGAAGATATGAACCTGGATGTATTGCCGGGACATACGATCGCCATTGTAGGGCCTACCGGAGCTGGGAAAACCACACTTGTTAATTTATTAATGCGATTCTATGAAATAAATGCGGGTAAAATTAGTATCGACAAAGTTGATATAAGAAATATTAAACGCAATGAACTTCGGAAGATGTTTGGCATGGTTCTACAAGATACTTGGCTATTTAATGGAACCATTAAGGATAATATTGCATACGCCAAGCAGGGAGCAACGATGGAGGAAATCGTTAGGGCAGCCAAAGCGGCTCATGCTGATCATTTTATCAGGACACTTCCTGAAGGATATGACACTGTCCTAAATGAAGAGGCAACCAATATTTCTCAGGGACAGAAGCAGTTGATCACTATAGCACGAGCAATCCTTGCAGACCCTGCAATTTTGATTCTTGATGAAGCAACAAGCAGCGTTGATACTAGAACTGAAGTTTTAATTCAAAAAGCCATGTCCAATTTGATGGCAGCTCGTACTAGTTTCGTTATTGCACATAGACTATCCACTATTCGTGATGCCGAACTTATACTTGTAATGAACAACGGTAAAATTATTGAAATGGGCAACCATATAGATTTGATTGCTAATGGTGGATTTTACGCCGATCTTTACAATAGTCAATTTACAGGGCAAAATCTAGACGAAGGAATCATATAA
- a CDS encoding transporter substrate-binding domain-containing protein — protein sequence MKCKGKLIAITWILLFSYLLVGCVQPSSKGKISSTIDEITKRKKLIVGTSAGYYPFHMKDKKGNFIGYDIDTAKAIAQSLHVKIEFKYFSFDGLIPALQAGQVDIIIAGMTIRGDRALSVSFTNPYFSTGQVLMVPNEDKVTKGWKDLDQPDKKIAVPIGTTGALLSKQLFKKATVLDFDEITTAAMAVMQGKADGLMYDEPGIRNYELMYPDKVRGIYTLISNEQLGIAIKKNDLESIQWLNSFITSYKGSPAELASYDKWFKSIDWMDQLDKEQ from the coding sequence ATGAAGTGTAAAGGTAAACTTATTGCCATCACTTGGATCCTTCTCTTTTCCTATCTTTTAGTCGGTTGTGTTCAGCCTTCCTCGAAAGGAAAAATCTCATCAACGATTGATGAGATCACCAAGAGAAAGAAACTAATCGTGGGGACATCTGCAGGTTATTACCCATTTCATATGAAAGATAAAAAAGGAAATTTTATTGGATATGATATTGATACGGCTAAGGCAATTGCCCAATCTTTACATGTTAAAATTGAATTTAAATACTTTAGCTTTGACGGTTTAATCCCAGCCCTCCAAGCAGGGCAAGTCGATATTATTATTGCAGGAATGACAATAAGAGGTGACAGAGCATTATCGGTAAGTTTTACGAATCCATACTTCTCAACAGGTCAAGTATTAATGGTCCCTAATGAGGATAAAGTTACCAAAGGATGGAAAGATCTTGATCAACCAGATAAGAAAATCGCCGTTCCTATTGGAACAACCGGGGCATTGCTTTCAAAACAATTATTTAAGAAAGCCACCGTTCTTGACTTTGATGAAATTACGACAGCTGCCATGGCTGTGATGCAAGGTAAAGCGGATGGACTAATGTACGATGAACCTGGAATTCGTAATTATGAACTAATGTATCCAGATAAAGTGCGTGGTATCTATACCTTAATTTCAAACGAACAATTGGGAATTGCCATTAAAAAAAATGATCTTGAATCCATTCAATGGTTAAACTCTTTTATAACCTCATATAAAGGCAGTCCAGCAGAATTAGCCTCCTATGATAAATGGTTTAAGTCGATTGATTGGATGGATCAACTAGACAAAGAACAGTAA
- a CDS encoding branched-chain amino acid aminotransferase has translation MLKDNLKQYILEVKEQASQNGDEKKIELFKEEREYIEKNSFLFDDLFGTISFTEKDPSLRFSDAVIERCDKETENLLANEVALFLNQPIQYLKKQKNEFIYLESKWFDLIRVESISLEADDVFGTYDVMLGLKLQKKFDATLKSFLNTNLQGEGSKFDLVFSHDDGLWDLNFALNYVSGFHEEMSIGEAYQIIYHLLFNLAEAVEMGRS, from the coding sequence ATGTTAAAAGATAATTTGAAACAATATATTTTAGAAGTAAAAGAACAAGCAAGTCAAAATGGGGATGAAAAGAAGATTGAACTTTTTAAAGAAGAGCGTGAGTACATAGAAAAAAATTCTTTTCTTTTTGATGATCTATTTGGAACTATTTCCTTTACCGAGAAAGATCCTTCATTACGATTTTCGGACGCTGTAATTGAACGCTGTGATAAAGAGACCGAAAATTTACTTGCAAATGAAGTTGCACTATTTTTAAATCAACCAATTCAGTACTTGAAGAAACAAAAGAATGAGTTTATTTATCTTGAGTCTAAATGGTTTGACTTAATAAGAGTTGAATCTATTTCTTTGGAGGCCGATGACGTGTTTGGTACATATGACGTCATGTTGGGATTAAAACTTCAAAAAAAATTCGATGCAACACTTAAATCATTTCTTAATACAAACTTACAGGGTGAAGGGTCGAAATTTGATTTAGTGTTTAGCCATGATGATGGCTTGTGGGATTTAAATTTCGCTTTAAACTATGTATCTGGGTTTCATGAAGAAATGTCTATTGGAGAGGCGTATCAAATTATTTATCATCTTCTTTTTAATTTAGCTGAAGCAGTTGAAATGGGCAGGAGTTAA
- a CDS encoding glycoside hydrolase family 15 protein, producing the protein MNKKLTNSYQILDQLRLPNGLYLASLSNDYHYVWLRDSFYMSLPFLDKVDGNFEKTYHRILDLFKEYEWKIDIHTRQRPIQQWEYIHSRYSAHEVKELEMPWGHAQHDAIGAILWGIGMGESSGKRIIRDLKDHEIIQKLVWYLQCIHYWEDADNGMWEEWKEVHSSSVGACVAGLQAVRNIVFVPSELILSGYQTLTTQFPRESSNRPIDLAQMSLIYPYQILVGEDAKVVIDQIETNLCRDRGVIRYKGDSYYSTLEHEGRHHSLSYYYDTEAEWTFGFPWLALCHLELGNIDKANEYIKKTESVMLKDGSLPELYFAKSTNHNANTPLGWGNAMYILAKERLGKIH; encoded by the coding sequence ATGAATAAAAAATTAACAAACAGCTATCAGATTCTTGACCAATTACGGTTGCCGAACGGTCTATATCTTGCTTCTTTATCAAATGACTACCACTATGTTTGGTTAAGGGATTCCTTTTATATGTCATTACCATTTTTAGATAAGGTCGACGGAAATTTTGAAAAAACGTATCATCGAATTTTGGATCTTTTTAAGGAATATGAATGGAAAATTGATATACATACACGTCAAAGGCCGATTCAACAGTGGGAATACATTCATTCGCGATATTCTGCCCACGAAGTAAAAGAACTGGAAATGCCATGGGGACATGCCCAACATGATGCCATTGGAGCAATTCTCTGGGGAATTGGAATGGGAGAAAGCAGTGGAAAGAGAATCATAAGAGATTTAAAAGACCATGAAATCATTCAAAAACTGGTCTGGTATTTACAATGTATTCACTACTGGGAGGATGCAGATAACGGCATGTGGGAGGAATGGAAAGAAGTCCATTCCAGCTCTGTTGGAGCATGTGTAGCTGGACTTCAAGCAGTAAGAAATATCGTATTTGTTCCTAGTGAATTAATTTTAAGTGGGTATCAAACATTGACTACTCAATTTCCACGTGAAAGTAGTAACCGTCCTATTGATTTGGCACAGATGAGTTTGATTTACCCGTATCAAATCCTGGTTGGAGAGGATGCAAAAGTGGTTATCGATCAAATTGAAACGAATTTATGCCGAGATAGGGGAGTAATCCGTTACAAAGGCGACTCCTATTATTCCACACTTGAGCACGAAGGTAGGCATCATTCTCTCTCCTACTATTATGATACCGAAGCTGAATGGACATTTGGATTTCCATGGCTAGCCCTTTGTCATTTAGAATTGGGGAACATCGATAAAGCAAATGAATACATAAAAAAAACTGAAAGCGTAATGCTTAAGGATGGAAGTCTGCCGGAATTGTACTTTGCCAAAAGTACCAATCATAACGCAAATACTCCATTGGGATGGGGAAATGCAATGTACATTTTGGCAAAGGAGCGGCTCGGAAAAATCCATTAG
- a CDS encoding bifunctional diguanylate cyclase/phosphodiesterase produces the protein MSIYKKSQAFIQLMPLKQWVLCLLLYFIPIFVDKSNGEYESIWFIYFIPSYIFSYYQGIKGGIFSAFLGLFIHGIWELKQSFYEVYDDENYYTVLFSTILSFWSAIGTGYLVEKLKEKQGQLEMISLNDELTNLWNRRGFFTMARNELAIAKTCNQSGAILFIDLDNFKLVNDMYGHHNGDLLLKMIAERLKTCSRNRDVLSRIGGDEFTFMLIDASSQTAEKVCCQIIDALSKPFLIEGNEIFITSSIGVSCYPVDGENIDILLQHADHSMYTIKKTGKNGYRFYSEMNDLSNEKVTIELGLRNAIERNEFTLHYQPQFDLHTGNICGVEALIRWNSKEQGLMSPADFIPIAEETNLIIPIGAWVVNTACKQNKEWQKCGYPPICVSVNISIQQFKQPNFIETVQNALKESELDPKYLKLEITESLFLGDKRENIEKLEKLKKLGVKISLDDFGSGYSSLSYIRYIPIDELKVDKSFIQDVPNKSKDEAIIKTIIELANSLDVKVVCEGIEKKEQADFLKQTHCDAIQGFYFSVPLKSEDFEKLQMKENKVPANIQ, from the coding sequence GTGAGTATTTATAAGAAAAGCCAAGCATTTATTCAATTGATGCCATTAAAACAGTGGGTATTATGTTTACTATTATATTTCATCCCCATTTTCGTAGACAAATCAAATGGGGAGTATGAATCGATATGGTTTATCTATTTTATTCCCTCATATATCTTTTCTTATTATCAGGGGATAAAAGGAGGTATTTTTTCTGCATTTTTGGGTCTTTTTATCCATGGCATCTGGGAATTAAAACAATCCTTTTATGAAGTTTATGATGATGAAAACTACTATACTGTATTATTTTCCACTATTCTTAGTTTCTGGTCAGCAATTGGTACAGGTTATTTAGTAGAAAAATTGAAAGAAAAACAAGGTCAACTTGAAATGATTTCGTTGAATGATGAACTGACCAATCTTTGGAATCGGCGTGGTTTTTTTACAATGGCCAGAAATGAGTTAGCGATAGCAAAAACCTGTAATCAATCTGGTGCAATATTATTCATAGATTTAGATAATTTTAAACTTGTTAATGATATGTATGGGCATCACAATGGTGATCTTTTATTAAAAATGATTGCTGAACGATTAAAAACCTGTTCACGAAATCGAGACGTGTTATCCAGAATTGGCGGAGATGAATTTACGTTTATGTTGATTGATGCATCTAGCCAAACAGCAGAAAAAGTATGTTGTCAAATTATCGATGCTCTTTCCAAACCATTTTTAATTGAAGGAAATGAAATTTTTATAACATCGAGTATCGGGGTAAGTTGCTATCCTGTTGATGGCGAGAATATTGATATACTTCTTCAACATGCTGATCATTCAATGTACACGATTAAAAAAACAGGGAAAAATGGGTATCGATTTTACTCAGAAATGAATGATTTATCAAACGAAAAAGTAACCATTGAACTTGGACTTAGAAATGCTATTGAAAGAAATGAATTTACATTACATTATCAACCACAGTTTGATCTACATACAGGAAATATTTGTGGAGTGGAGGCTTTAATTCGGTGGAACTCAAAAGAACAAGGTTTAATGTCTCCAGCAGATTTTATCCCAATCGCAGAAGAAACGAATCTAATTATTCCGATTGGGGCATGGGTAGTAAATACTGCTTGTAAACAGAATAAAGAATGGCAAAAGTGTGGGTATCCACCTATATGTGTATCAGTGAATATTTCGATCCAACAATTTAAACAACCCAATTTTATTGAAACCGTTCAAAATGCATTGAAAGAATCAGAACTTGATCCAAAATATTTAAAGCTAGAAATTACAGAGAGCTTATTTTTAGGAGACAAAAGGGAAAATATTGAAAAACTAGAAAAATTAAAAAAACTTGGAGTCAAAATATCACTAGATGACTTTGGCTCAGGTTATAGCTCCTTAAGTTATATTAGATATATACCTATTGATGAACTGAAAGTTGATAAAAGCTTTATACAGGATGTTCCAAATAAGTCGAAAGATGAAGCTATCATTAAAACAATTATTGAATTGGCAAACTCACTAGATGTAAAAGTAGTTTGCGAAGGAATTGAGAAGAAGGAACAGGCAGATTTTCTTAAACAAACTCATTGTGATGCCATACAGGGCTTTTATTTCAGCGTTCCATTAAAAAGTGAGGATTTTGAAAAATTACAAATGAAGGAAAACAAGGTGCCAGCCAACATCCAATAA
- a CDS encoding LysE family transporter: MEDLVAIIHFIVLGLSLAAPIGPMNIEVFKRGLTEGLLSSWLVGLGGMSGDMILLISILFGFRDFMQSTVILYLMYSIGIVMLSYLGITSIFAALNSEFSNLEFARRKSQNAFLAGFTISLANPISLVFWFGVYGTSLQVVTSTHSIIYSMFCSLGIILGLFLWNLNLVLTVHFSKRIINEKIMRGITLFAGITLLCFGIQFIVRFIELLF; encoded by the coding sequence ATGGAGGATCTCGTAGCAATTATTCATTTTATTGTATTAGGCTTGAGTCTGGCAGCACCTATTGGTCCAATGAATATAGAAGTTTTTAAACGGGGATTAACGGAAGGTCTTTTATCCTCATGGTTAGTAGGACTTGGTGGTATGTCGGGCGATATGATTTTGCTAATATCAATACTTTTTGGTTTTCGTGACTTTATGCAAAGTACTGTGATCTTGTATCTCATGTATTCCATTGGGATTGTTATGCTTAGCTATCTTGGGATTACAAGTATATTTGCAGCATTAAATAGTGAATTCAGTAATCTCGAATTCGCTCGTAGGAAATCACAGAATGCTTTTCTCGCTGGGTTTACCATCTCACTTGCAAACCCTATTAGTCTCGTTTTTTGGTTTGGTGTATATGGGACATCCCTTCAAGTAGTAACGTCTACACATTCGATTATATATTCGATGTTTTGCAGTTTAGGGATTATCCTTGGATTATTTCTATGGAATCTAAATTTAGTATTAACCGTACATTTCTCAAAAAGAATCATAAATGAGAAAATCATGAGAGGGATCACTCTATTTGCGGGAATTACCTTATTGTGTTTTGGTATTCAATTTATAGTTCGATTTATTGAATTACTATTTTGA